From Pseudopipra pipra isolate bDixPip1 chromosome 9, bDixPip1.hap1, whole genome shotgun sequence, a single genomic window includes:
- the LOC135418509 gene encoding vitellogenin-1-like, whose amino-acid sequence MRGLILALVLTLVEPDFSENKVYTFDYESTLLSGLPEKGLARAGIRIKSKVEISGIGPKLCLIRIHSIEAGEYNGVWPTSSFSRSLKLTQVLTGQLSNPVKFEYSSGHVGNVMAPDSISDDGLNVYRGVMNVLELSIKKMQHSYSLQEAGIGGICNTTYAIQENKRANLLYVTKSKDLNSCEEKVQIVTGSANTQPCQACQKRNKNSRATATYNYKIKYTRSEAVITQADVEEIHQFAPFNEITGGNSIVQARQKLTLTDVQKQRTEVPPKEYQNRGSLRYEFGSEMLQLPVHLFKIKDVESQIEESLQDLVEATSDQLPSDAPAKALKLMHLFRAANEEDYESVWKQFSGRPAYRRYILDIIPAVSSHRALRFLRRRMERQELSSWEAAQTLLVALHSSTPTQDVMEEATLIVRKHCPRSSTVLGKVCHLSYASLCHKQCSSADSCSECLQLLHGFAGEALSKSSTEEISLVLKALGNVGHPASIKHIKKFLPGYAAGASDLPLKVHATAVMALKNIGLKDPKMVQAITLELFLNHRIHPRVRMLAVVVLLETKPGLPIVMTLADAVLKEPSMQVASFIYSHLRALGRSTSPDLQVMASACRMAIRALSPKFDRSGYQFSKVFRFSIFKEFLMSGLAAKYLVLNNAGSSIPTMVMSQLRTHFLGRVADPLEVGITVEGLQEMFAKGYSPDRDWENDYDFKKILKTLSDWKAFSSDKPFASGYLKMFGQELFFGGLDKNAIQNALQAWYGSDEKTPSLRRIISSLQSGVGRQWTKALLSSEIRRIVPTCMGFPMETSFYYSSITKAAGNVQAQITPSPKSDFRLAELLNANIRLRSKMSLSMAKEMTFVMGINTRTIQAGLEARAKVDAHVPVNVVATVNMKEKNIRIEIPPCKDETDIISVRSKTFAVTRNIGDLAASKMTPVLLPEAVPDIMKMSFDSDSASGETDNIRDRQSAEDVSSGNPFSFGRSSSRKDPFVQSMCSNASTFGVQVCLERKSVHGAFIKNVPFYYLVGEHALRMSLKPVYTEAPIEKIQVTIQAGDQAPTKMVRLVKFEDPEAQASSRKEAIKKLKKILGDTDDQGTRKDRSSSSSASSTSGSTESTTSSPSSSDSDGRAPQGGTQMNLKTRQSKAKEKKFYPFGDSSSSSSSGGSSSSSSSGSSSDSSSSSSSGSSSDSSSSKSSSSSSKSSSSSSKNSSSSKSSSSSSSKNSSSSKSSSSSKSSSSSSKSSSSSSSSKDSSSSSSSKGSSSRSSSSSSRSSSSSSKGSSRGNTGSSSSSSSSSSKASGIKHKAKKQSKSTPFARASAAEGEGSVREQKPKPGSSSSSSRSSSSGIGSSSSSESSGASRGHGTSDKRAEGERVQSQINSLSSYDMSTERELHLPKVYRLRFRSAHIHWHPDHKGSSSSSSSSSESGSSHRNSSSRSSSRSRSRSSHLSSSSSSSHHHEENSAHSSRRSRRVSSHQHSHSSSLGRERNFLGDVIPPGITIVAQAVRSDNRNQGYQATAYVRSDAAKVDVQLVVVQLAETNWKACADAVILPLKAQARLRWGTECQDYRIAAVATTGRLARKPAAQLKVQWGKLPSWIKKTTMAFMRYVPGAALMLGFSEAHQRNPSHEFIVRAAATSPRTIDTVIKVPEVTLYCQALRLPFTLPLGPSPAYEARDITAWNLLPEIASQIAQEDQSTCEVRERDFKTFDGMSHLYSFNKSCNLVVAQDCTEHPKFIITTRKVDPQSFSREVHINTTLANITICPAANSSLLVACNEERVLSHSGVSEYEKGDVKIYKRGTTVIVEVPTLGLTRVTFDGGNLKVTVASWMRGRTCGVCSNNDREKHNELLMPNHRLAHSCSAFVHSWVLLEETCSGGCKLQRSYVKLNRNPTIDGEESTCYSVDPVLKCMKDCTPIEKASVKVGFHCFPKETAVSLLEWQRSSDKKSASEDVVESVDADIDCTCTGDCS is encoded by the exons ATGAGGGGCTTGATATTAGCCCTGGTTTTAACCCTGGTGG AACCCGATTTCAGTGAAAACAAGGTTTATACATTTGATTATGAAAGCACGCTTCTCAGTGGACTTCCAGAGAAAGGACTTGCAAGAGCTGGAATAAGAATAAAAAGTAAAGTGGAAATTAGTGGTATTGGGCCAAAACTTTGTCTTATTAGG ATTCACTCCATCGAAGCAGGAGAGTACAATGGGGTCTGGCCCACGAGCTCATTCTCTCGGTCACTCAAACTGACCCAGGTGCTGACTGGGCAGCTCAGTAACCCCGTCAAGTTTGAGTACAGCAGTGGCCACGTTGGGAACGTCATGGCTCCCGATTCCATCTCGGACGATGGGCTGAACGTCTACAGAGGGGTTATGAACGTGCTGGAGCTGAGCATAAAGAAGATGCAGCACTCCTACAGCTTACAGGAG GCTGGGATTGGAGGTATTTGCAACACAACGTATGCAATTCAGGAAAACAAGAGGGCAAACCTACTCTATGTGACCAAATCCAAGGACCTGAACAGCTGTGAGGAGAAAGTTCAGATTGTCACAGGTTCAGCAAACACTCAGCCATGCCAGGCCTGCCAGAAG agaaacaagAATTCCCGGGCGACCGCTACTTAcaattacaaaattaaatatacacGCAGTGAAGCTGTAATTACACAGGCTGATGTCGAGGAAATCCACCAGTTTGCACCCTTCAATGAGATAACAGGAGGAAATTCTATAGTACAAGCCAG GCAGAAACTTACTCTGACTGATGTGCAGAAGCAGAGGACAGAGGTCCCACCAAAGGAATATCAGAATCGTGGGTCACTTCGGTACGAGTTTGGCAGTGAAAtgcttcagcttcctgtccacttattcaaaataaaagatgTGGAAAGCCAG ATAGAGGAAAGCCTGCAGGACCTAGTAGAGGCCACCTCTGACCAGCTTCCCAGTGATGCACCAGCAAAAGCCCTCAAGCTCATGCACCTCTTCCGTGCAGCAAACGAGGAGGATTACGAGTCGGTGTGGAAGCAGTTCTCCGGTCGGCCAGCGTACAG GCGCTACATTCTGGACATAATCCCCGCGGTGTCCAGTCACCGCGCGCTCCGGTTCCTGCGGCGCAGgatggaaaggcaggagctctCCAGCTGGGAAGCGGCTCAGACGCTGCTGGTGGCTCTGCACTCCAGCACACCAACCCAGGACGTGATGGAGGAAGCAACA CTGATTGTCAGAAAGCATTGCCCACGCTCCAGCACTGTGCTGGGGAAGGTTTGCCACCTCAGCTACGCGTCGCTGTGCCACAAACAGTGCTCTTCAGCAGACTCCTGCTCCGAGTGTCTCCAG cttcttcatGGTTTTGCAGGAGAGGCATTGAGCAAGTCTAGCACAGAAGAAATTTCCCTGGTTCTGAAAGCCCTTGGGAATGTAGGGCACCCAGCCAGCATCAAGCACATCAAGAAGTTTTTGCCAGGATATGCAGCTGGTGCCTCAGATTTGCCACTCAAGGTCCATGCAACTGCTGTGATGGCCCTGAAAAACATAGGCCTGAAAGACCCAAAAATG gtccAGGCTATTACCCTTGAGCTTTTcctgaatcacagaattcaCCCTCGGGTCCGAATGCTGGCTGTGGTGGTTCTGCTGGAAACCAAGCCAGGTCTCCCAATAGTGATGACATTAGCTGATGCTGTGCTGAAGGAACCCAGCATGCAAGTGGCAAGTTTCATCTACTCACACTTGAGGGCCCTGGGCAGAAGCACATCCCCAGATCTCCAAGTGAT GGCTTCTGCCTGCAGAATGGCCATCAGAGCCTTAAGTCCCAAATTTGACAGGTCTGGATATCAGTTCAGCAAGGTTTTCCGCTTCAGTATCTTTAAAG aGTTCCTTATGAGTGGGCTGGCAGCTAAATATTTGGTACTGAATAATGCAGGCAGCTCAATTCCAACGATGGTGATGTCCCAGCTGCGGACACATTTCCTTGGAAGAGTGGCTGATCCCTTGGAG GTGGGAATAACAGTTGAAGGACTGCAGGAGATGTTTGCTAAAGGTTACTCTCCTGACAGGGACTGGGAGAATGACTATGACTTCAAGAAAATCCTGAAAACG CTCTCTGACTGGAAAGCATTCTCCAGTGACAAACCTTTTGCATCAGGCTACTTGAAGATGTTTGGCCAGGAGTTGTTCTTTGGTGGACTGGATAAAAACGCCATCCAAAATGCACTGCAG GCATGGTACGGATCTGACGAAAAAACCCCTTCACTAAGGAGAATAATCAGTAGCCTTCAGAGTGGTGTAGGGAGGCAGTGGACCAAGGCTCTCCTGTCCTCTGAGATCCGTCGCATCGTGCCCACCTGCATGGGGTTCCCAATGGAGACCAGCTTCTATTACTCTTCCATCACAAAAGCGGCAGGAAATG TTCAAGCGCAGATTACACCTTCTCCAAAGTCTGATTTCAGACTGGCTGAGTTGCTAAATGCCAACATCAGGCTGAGATCCAAAATGAGTCTAAG CATGGCCAAGGAGATGACCTTTGTGATGGGAATCAACACACGCACGatccaggcagggctggaagcACGTGCCAAAGTGGATGCTCATGTACCTGTGAATGTCGTTGCCACTGTcaatatgaaggaaaaaaacatcagaATTGAAATTCCACCATGTAAAGACGAGACTGACATAATTAGCGTAAG GTCTAAGACATTTGCTGTCACACGAAATATTGGGGATTTGGCTGCTAGTAAGATGACTCCAGTTCTTCTACCTGAAGCAGTGCCTGACATAATGAAGATGTCCTTCGATTCAGACTCTGCGTCAGGCGAGACCGATAACATCAGG GACAGACAGTCTGCAGAGGATGTTTCATCAGGAAATCCCTTCTCTTTTGGACGCTCTTCTTCCCGAAAAGATCCGTTTGTTCAGTCCATGTGTTCCAATGCAAGTACATTTGGGGTTCAAGTGTGCCTTGAGAGGAAAAGTGTGCATGGAGCATTTATCAAAAACGTGCCTTTTTATTACCTCGTTGGAGAGCACGCCCTGAGAATGAGCCTCAAGCCAG TTTACACAGAGGCACCTATTGAAAAAATACAAGTCACAATTCAAGCAGGAGACCAAGCTCCTACAAAAATGGTACGTCTGGTAAAATTTGAAGATCCAGAGGCACAAGCATCTTCCAGAaaagaagcaattaaaaaattgaaaaaaatccttGGTGACACTGATGACCAG GGGACAAGAAAAGACAGAAGCTCATCAtccagtgccagcagcaccagtgGGAGCACCGAGAGCACAACGAGCAGCCCCTCCAGCAGTGACTCTGACGGGAGAGCACCACAGGGAGGCACCCAGATGAATCTGAAAACAAGACAGTccaaagccaaagaaaagaaattctacCCAtttggggacagcagcagtagcagcagcagtggtggtAGCAGtagtagcagcagcagtggcagtaGTAGTGATAGCAGtagtagcagcagcagtggcagtaGTAGTGATAGTAGTagcagcaaaagcagcagtAGTAGTAGCAAAAGCAGCAGTAGTAGTAGCAAAAACAGTAGTAGTAGCAAGAGCAGTAGTAGTAGCAGTAGCAAaaatagtagtagtagtaagAGCAGTAGTAGCAGCAAGAGCAGTAGTAGCAGTAGCAAAAGCAGTAGCAGTAGTAGCAGCAGCAAGGACAGCAGCAGTAGTAGCAGCAGCAAGGGCAGTAGCAGCAGAAGCAGtagtagcagcagcagaagcagtagtagcagcagcaaaggcagcagcagaggcaacacaggtagcagcagcagcagcagcagcagcagtagcaaaGCATCTGGTATAAAGCATAAGGCTAAGAAGCAGTCCAAGAGCACACCATTTGCACGTGCCAGCGCTGCTGAAGGAGAGGGAAGTGTCCGTGAGCAGAAGCCCAAACCAGGGAGtagcagcagtagcagcagaagcagcagcagtggcatcggcagcagcagcagcagcgaaAGCTCCGGTGCTTCCCGTGGTCACGGCACATCTGACAAACGAGCCGAGGGGGAACGTGTCCAGTCCCAAATTAACAGTCTCAGCAGTTATGACATGTCTACAGAACGG GAATTGCACCTTCCAAAAGTATACCGTCTCCGCTTCAGGTCTGCTCACATCCATTGG caTCCAGACCATAAGGGATCAAGCAGCTCATCGTCATCTTCCTCTGAGTCGGGAAGCAgccacagaaacagcagcagcaggagcagtagcaggagcaggagcaggagcagtcatctgagcagcagcagcagcagcagccaccaccATGAAGAAAATTCTGCCCACAGCTCAAGGAGGAGCAGAAGAGTcagcagccaccagcacagccacagctccagcctggggCGGGAG CGCAACTTCCTGGGAGACGTGATTCCACCTGGCATTACGATTGTGGCACAGGCAGTAAGGAGTGACAACAGAAATCAAGGTTATCAAGCTACAGCATATGTTCGTTCTGATGCTGCCAAAGTTGATGTGCAACTAGTTGTGGTTCAGCTGGCTGAAACCAATTGGAAAGCGTGTGCTGATGCTGTGATACTGCCTCTGAAAGCCCAG GCCAGACTGAGATGGGGCACGGAGTGCCAGGACTATAGGATAGCAGCCGTGGCAACCACAGGGCGGCTGGCAAGGaaaccagcagcacagctgaaggTGCAATGGGGAAAGCTTCCATCCTGGATAAAAAAGACAACCATGGC ATTCATGCGATACGTTCCTGGTGCAGCACTTATGTTGGGCTTCTCAGAAGCACATCAGAGAAATCCATCTCATGAATTCATAGTAAGGGCAGCTGCAACCTCTCCACGAACAATTGATACAGTAATTAAAGTTCCTGAG gtAACACTTTACTGCCAGGCGCTCCGACTGCCATTCACTCTGCCCTTAGGCCCGTCTCCAGCTTACGAGGCTCGAGATATCACTGCCTGGAACTTATTGCCTGAAATAGCTTCACAAATAGCACAAGAAGATCAAT ccACGTGTGAAGTCAGGGAGCGAGATTTCAAAACATTTGATGGCATGAGCCACTTGTACTCTTTCAATAAAAGCTGCAACCTGGTGGTGGCTCAGGACTGTACTGAACACCCGAAATTCATCATTACCACCAGAAAGGTTGATCCTCAGTCTTTCTCCAGAGAGGTTCACATAAACACAACACTGGC GAACATCACAATCTGTCCTGCTGCAAATTCATCTCTCCTTGTGGCATGTAATGAAGAACGAGTTCTATCACACAGTGGAGTTTCTGAGTATGAGAAAG GTGATGTTAAAATTTACAAAAGGGGGACAACAGTTATCGTGGAAGTTCCAACACTTGGACTGACGAGGGTGACTTTTGACGGTGGGAATCTTAAG GTTACCGTTGCTTCGTGGATGAGAGGAAGGACCTGTGGAGTCTGCAGTAATAATGACAGAGAAAAGCACAATGAACTCCTCATGCCAAACCATaggctggcacacagctgctctgcatTTGTTCACTCATGGGTATTGCTAGAAGAAACCTGCTCGGGGG GGTGCAAGCTGCAGCGCAGTTACGTGAAGCTGAATCGAAATCCTACTATTGATGGTGAGGAATCTACATGCTACTCTGTCGACCCCGTACTGAAATGTATGAAAGACTGTACTCCAATCGAAAAAGCTTCAGTAAAGGTTGGCTTCCACTGCTTCCCAAAAG AAACTGCTGTAAGCCTGCTGGAATGGCAGAGGAGCAGCGATAAGAAATCTGCATCTGAGGATGTTGTGGAGTCTGTGGATGCTGACATCGATTGTACCTGCACTGGCGACTGTAGTTAA